Proteins encoded together in one Panthera uncia isolate 11264 chromosome A2, Puncia_PCG_1.0, whole genome shotgun sequence window:
- the EPHX3 gene encoding epoxide hydrolase 3 — protein sequence MPELVVTALLAPSRVTLKLLRAFMWSLVFCAALLTAAVYGCIALTHVLCRPRRGCCGRPRRTPPACLSDPTLGEHCFLTLKSSGLRLHYVSAGRGNGPLMLFLHGFPENWFSWRYQLWEFQSRFHVVAVDLRGYGSSDAPRDVDCYTIDLLMADIQDVILGLGYSKCILVAHDWGAVLAWNFSIYYPSLVERMVVVSAAPMSVYQDYSMHHISQFFRSNYMFLFQLPWLPEKLLSMSDFQILKTTLTHRKRGIPHLTPNELEAFLYDFSQPGGLTGPLNYYRNLFRNLPLEPQELATPTLLLWGEKDTYLEQGLVGAISSRFVPGRLEAHILPGVGHWIPQSNPEEMHQYMWAFLQDLLG from the exons ATGCCGGAGCTGGTGGTGACAGCGCTGCTGGCGCCGTCGCGCGTCACTCTGAAGCTCCTGCGCGCCTTCATGTGGAGCCTCGTGTTCTGCGCGGCGCTGCTGACCGCCGCCGTCTATGGCTGCATCGCGCTCACGCACGTGCTGTGCCGGCCCCGGCGCGGCTGCTGCGGGCGCCCCCGGCGCACCCCACCCGCCTGCTTGAGCGACCCCACGCTGGGCGAACACTGCTTCCTGACCCTCAAG AGCTCGGGCCTGCGCCTCCACTATGTCTCCGCTGGACGTGGCAACGGACCCCTCATGCTGTTTCTGCACGGCTTCCCGGAGAACTG GTTCTCCTGGCGCTACCAGCTTTGGGAGTTCCAGAGCCGCTTCCACGTGGTGGCTGTGGACCTACGGGGTTACGGCTCCTCAGATGCACCTCGGGATGTTGACTGTTACACCATCGACCTGCTGATGGCGGACATCCAGGATGTCATCCTGGGCCTGG GTTATTCCAAGTGCATCCTGGTGGCCCACGACTGGGGTGCGGTCCTCGCCTGGAATTTCTCCATCTACTACCCGTCCCTGGTGGAGCGGATGGTAGTTGTCAGTGCGGCCCCCATGTCTGTGTACCAAG ACTACTCTATGCACCACATCAGCCAGTTCTTCCGTTCCAACTACATGTTCCTGTTCCAGCTTCCCTGGCTGCCTGAGAAGTTACTGTCCATGTCTGACTTCCAG ATCCTGAAGACCACCCTCACACACCGCAAGAGAGGCATCCCACACTTAACCCCCAACGAGCTCGAGGCCTTCCTTTATGACTTCTCCCAGCCCGGTGGCCTCACTGGGCCCCTCAACTATTACCGAAACCTCTTCAG GAACCTTCCCCTGGAGCCCCAGGAACTGGCCACGCCCACGCTGCTGCTGTGGGGAGAGAAGGACACGTACTTGGAGCAGGGGCTGGTAGGAGCCATCAGCAGTCGCTTTGTGCCCGGCCGGCTGGAGGCCCACATCCTGCCGGGCGTGGGGCACTGGATCCCACAGAGCAACCCCGAGGAAATGCACCAGTACATGTGGGCCTTCTTGCAAGACCTGCTAGGCTAG